gggagacccaggtttgatccctggattgggaagatgcccaagaaggaaatggcaacccactcccgtgttcttgcctggagaattccatggacggagaagccttgtgggctatgatccgtggggacacaaagagtcagacacaactgagtgactaacactttcacacccCCCTGGTAATGATCAGACAGCAGAACTGCCCTGCTCATCTTTGTATCTTCAGCGGCCACCAGCAGAGCCCTTGTGTGTACTTCATTACCTGAATGAGAATGATGCAAAAGAACAAGAGGGCCAGGCTTACCTTTTCTTGCCTAGAGTGTAAGAAAGTCCGTGGTTACATAAGCCAAAAAGAGCTTTGGAGATGAGGATGATATAACAGGATTAAATGTGGCAAAGGACAGAATAGGCCACTGGATTTGATCTAGTTACTTAAAAGTCTGAGCACAGATTTAAATATGATGGAAATCAGGTTTGGAAGGAttgaggagaaaagaaataggaataagATACAAATCCCTTACCCAAGATATTTGGCAGtataaagaacaaaagaaaatgaaggattaCTGAATTCCTAGTCCCATTGCAATTGCTTTGCTACCATTTAAGATAAACTGTTCCACAGTAACATAGTATGCTTGAGAAATCCAGTTTCCCTCCATATCCCTTTCCCCAGTGGGTATCAATTTCCATTAGTTTATGGTTTATCCTTCCTTTTTCTGgctgtgtagcatgtgggatcttaactccccgacTAGGGACTGGATCTGTggtccttgcagtggaagcacagtcttaacctctggagCTCCAGGGCAGCCCTAGccttccagttttaaaatggagacaaatgtataatatacattatgTGTCACCCTTTAGATAGGAAAACATTACACACTCTGTTCTACATGCTACTTTCTTCACTTAATATAGCCTCGTGATCTCTTCAATCAGTGTGTAGTCTccctcattcctttttactgctgctGAGTACTCTATTGTATAAATTTACCAGTTTATTCAACCAGTTCCCTACTGACTGATATGAGAATTGTTTCCAATCTGTTattacaaatagtgctgcaatgaatagcTTTGTGCATGTTACTTCCTATTTTTGCCATCTTATTTCCAGGAACTTACTTCtcttctcacttaatcctcacaataactctaTGCCACAGACACTGGGTCTTCATCTTATGTATAACTTTGATGTAATGAATCAAGTGCTGCAGTACAGAGCAGTCCAGCACTTGCAATAGCACATTATAGAGTAAGTCTTTAAAACTTGGAATAAACACCCTCACTCCTACCTTACCGTTCTTCTCCCAATATACTGACATCTCTTCTCAGAGAAAAAGAAGTTATTCTGTCAAGTTAAGCACCACAAACGATAAACAAGGAGTTTAGTTTAATTTTCTCTGGGTATTTGTAAAACACTTAGGGCcaacatagaaaaaataataataatgaagccTCCTGTGAAAAAATTACACTTACAAAAGAAAGGCCTGAGAGGGATTAGCGCCTTAGCCCCTCCGAGCTATAGCAACTCTGATTGGTCCAAGGAAGTGAATAGATATTGGGAGGCTACGACAGGAGgaaaaacaatgagaaatcacTGAGGGAGAGGGCCTCGAAGTGGGCCTCGAGGGGGAACTGGAGGTCGGGGAGTGGGTCTGGGTGGAGGGAGAGGCCCCCGCTGGTAGCCGTAGGGTGGAGGTCGTGGAGGGCCAGTGTATCCATGAGGAGGCATCAGTGGAGGAGGTCCACGCATACCATGCGGAGGCATAGGACCTGGGTGACCTGCaggtaaaaaaggaaaacttagtAAAAACAAGGAATAGAAGACAGTTCATATTGGGACAATGTAGGGAGAGGATAcacagggagacagtgaaaagaaatagaagaaagaaaagaaagtgcagGGGATAAGAGGTGTGACAAAAGAAGCTGCAAGAACAAAATGTGAGGATCAGGGAGGTGGCTAAAGACTACTCACCCATGGGAGAGCCAAATGGAGGCCCTCGGGGGGGCATGCCCATTGGAGGAGGTCCAGGATGAGGCATTCCAGGTGGTGGTCGGGGTGGTGGCTGTCCCCCAGAGCCAGGGGGCCCAGCGTGGGGGTGCCCTAAGCCATGAGGGCCATGGTGGGCCAGCTGCATCTGAGACATACCTATGAGGACACAAGACACAATgagaaaggagacaaaagaaagttAGACAGGAGGgcaaagaaaacaagacagagaagaaaatgaacaaagtgaCATCAGATAGAATACAGAAATTAAAGCTGGTAAAAAGTGCCCTTATCCTTGACTCCATCCCAAGAGACTAAATCAACCAACTACCCAACGCTCCCTACTCCCTGAAGCCCGTTCCCTCCTTCCATGATTTAGGCACTGTAACAGTGCTGCAGAATGGCGTGATTATTCTACTGAATAGAATCTGGGAAGACAACAGAGACACCGTCACAGCAAAGATCTAATTCTTAAGGATGAACAGGAATTTTTCAGGTGGACAACAGAGTGGgaaaagaacattccaggcagaaaaaAATCAGCAGGTGCAAAGCATGAATGTGATCAACAGCACAGTATGTTAAAGGAAAACCAGTAAAACAGCTTGCAGTTATGGAGTAAGCTGCAGGAGCCAGATCATGCAACGCCTAGAATGCTATGATAGCGAGTTTGGGTTTCATTCTGTAAGTAAAAGGGAACAACAGGAGAATTATGAGCAAAGGTGTGTGAATATctgtatttaagaaaaattactcTAAGATAGTCAATCAAAGTAGAGATAACTAGAGTCAAAGTGTCAGTTAGGATATTACTAAAATAAATTAGGTGTGAAATAATGAGGATAGGAGatcctgggcttctcaggtggcgctagtggtaaagaacccacctaccaatgcagaagagcCTGTTGTTCTCTTTGGTAAAACTTAaacaagaaatgaagacagcatgATGGTtgttaaaataaacagtaaagtaGCTTGCgtttattttcataaaagaatGTCTGAAAGAAAGGAGAGCTTGGGCACTATCTAATATTGTTAAAGGACAAAGAACAGCAGCATTAAGTACTGACAGAGCTCTTCCACCAagctcttccctctccttcccagcAAAGAACACCCACCTGGATGGGGCATCCCACCCGGTGGGAATGGGTGAGGATGTGAGTGTCCGTGTCCAGGATGTCCAGCCCCTGGGGTTCCCGCTGATGGGGGGCCATGTCCTCCAGCCCCAGGAGGCATAGGTGGTGGTGGCATGGCTGGGGGTATCCCAGGAGGAAGGGCTCCAGGAGGCGGTACTGGAGGTGGAAAGGAGCCAGGAGGAGGCATGCCTATAGAGAAAACGGAAAAACAGTTAAAGATAGTGAGCAGAGAGTGCCTTTAGAAAGCCTGTTCCATCCTGGCCTCTCCAGGCAGAATGAGctcttttcccctcctcccagctctctAAAGTCAGAAGCAACATTAAATGACTCGAACAACCACCTTCTGGAGAAACTCAACAACTTTCTTCCCACCACAATCATCATCCCTCAACCCCTTTCTCATCACCTAATGAGTCAATGTCCCCTCCTTGCCaggttctttttccttcttcctggccCCACCCTTCCCAACCCAAGACAAACATTTTTTATCAAAAGCTTTACCTGGTGGAGGAAGCCCAGATCCCAATGATGATACCACAGGATTGGGAGCAGATGGTGGAGGGGGTGCATCTGCAAACAGCTGATGCGGGCGGTCAGCCTGGGAGAGTGGGTTCTGTGCTGCCAGAAGTCTTTCAGCGGCTGAGCCATGGCGCTCACCCTTGGAGTCCTTCTTGAATGCATAGGACACAGTGATTGGGCGGTTACAGAGGTACTGCCCATTCATGGCCTCAATCGCTGCATCCGAAGCATCAAATGAagcaaaattaataaaagcataACCTTTGGAGTTGCCTGTGTCAGGGTCCCGCATAATCTTGGGGGTTTGTAAGATGACCCCAAAGGCGCTAAAAGTATCATAAAGCAACTTCTCATCAATCTCTGGGTCCAGGTTCCCAATAAAAATGTTGGCCCCCACATCCAGGTTTTTGTTGTGAGCTGATGCCTTGTTCACCCGGATTGGCTTCCCATAGAGTTTGATCATGTTCATGATCTTAATGGCATAGTCAGCATCTTCCTCACTCAAGAATTCCACAAAGCCATAGCCtggggaaatggaaaagaagaagttagCAACTGAAGTGATTAAAAACGAGTTTATAACTCATTTGCCTTCTAAAGCACAAAGGATAAGAAATAAGAATCCCAACTTCAATTGAGAATAGTTCCAGAAACAAAGTCTTTAGTTTGCTCACTCCAAAACAGTTAACACCACTGGGGACCTCCAGGAGCAGTCTGTCCCCTCTTATTCATAACTGCACTTTTTGCCGTGTACTCACCTTGGTGCTGACCAGTGACTCTATCTTTTGGCATGTGCGTGTTCACTACTGGCCCTGCCTGGAGAAATAGTTCCCACAGCAGTGGTTCGCTAACCTTCTCATCGAGGCCGCCCACGTACACAGTGGCATCTGGAGGACAGGATTAGGAGGTGAGGACAGAGATGAGGGGAAATAGGGAGGTAGCGGTAACATGAAGATGGAACCCAGGCAGAGGAagtgggggtggagatggggtaGAAGAGcaaagagtaagaaaaaaaaaaaaaggcgttAGATTAAGCTTTTAGAAGTTCCTCCTTTTCAGAAAATAGACATTCTTAAGTCTAATTTAGAGTTACGGTGCAAGTTCACTCTGtaacttttctttgtctttcttttttttttttttcctgagtgggAAGGCAGCAGAGGCTAGGACACAGCATCACAACTACAGGCCTCAAGCCTGTCCATCCCGTCCCCATAAGGCATCGGGACCAGTCTCGCGCCCTTCGGAAAGGTAAAATCTCCCGCCCCAGCGGAAACATTGCTACGAGGTCCCCCAAACCCCCAGAGTCCATTCTGGGTTTGTCCCCTCCAGTCACCCTGGTTTCGCTCGGAGATCGGCCCGGCCGCCATGGCGAAAGCGCTCCCGCCGTCTCCAGGCAGCGATCCCGCCCCCTGACCTCAGTCACTACCTCTACTTCCGAGGCGAAGGCTGGCGTGAGGTGGTGGGCGGGGCCGCGGCAGGGGAGGGGCCGGAAGCGGCCTCGGCCATCTTAGAAAACGCTGGGACTGGAAGCGGCTGAGGCAGTGGTGCACTTCAGTCCACGGTCCTGTGCAGAAGTGCTGCTGTGAGCGGATAGGGCGGGGAACGTGAAAAGGAAAGGTTCTGTGTCTTTTAAGGCAATGTTAGAAGTGAAAGGGTCACACTGCTCCCGAAAGTGTCACTTCAGAAGCTGGGAGAACAAAActtttgttttcatgtgttttgtagccttttttcccctcttaggAGGGTGTGCAGAGGAACCCCTCAACGCAGGGCGTGGGGACAACCGTCCACTCCAGTCCGCAGTCCTTGAACAGATGCGGCCTCACAGCCCAGGCCTGGGCTTGAGgtatttcctttttcctcaggGAGGGAATTATGGAATGTCTGAGCTCGCCTAGTCACTGCATAGAGGGTGAGGGGAACCTGAGGCTCGGAGGTGGGGTGGTACCGAAGCTGACGGGGATTTGATACTGAAGCCCAGAGGCCTCGACCTCGACCTCTAGAGCACACCCTGAACCCCAGCAACATCTGGGTGTGCCTTTGCCCCGTCTGCACGGAAGAGAGGACCTTAAATTGTGAATCCTGCAGCGCCTCACGCAACCCAGCCCCTTACTTCCTTAGCAGTAGTATGGTCGATGCGGTCCCTTCGTGGGTCAcattcccttccctcctctcccaccacTTCCTTACTTAAGGTTCCTTTAATCAGACACAAATAATGCCAGCGGCGTGTATAAATATTGTGCTTTAATGAACTCCTTAAATAGAAATGTCACCACGAAAATATATAATTGGAAGAGATGGGGTGTCCCATGTATACTCCATACCCATTGAAAACTAtaatggaagaaatagaaattggaaTTAAAGCAGCAGCAAGAGGAGGTGAGAAGGAGGCCTGTAGGCCATCTTGTTAGCACTGATAAACAGTATACCTGGTTATCACAATTTACCAGCGCGATATCCAAAATTTCCATCCCAAAGGCATGGACTTGCCCTGAAAAAAGAAGTGTTCtggattgtttttgtttcttaattcttCAAATGACAAGAACTATTTAAACCAAACAAGGCAGGGTAAGAGTTGGATAAGGTTAGCACCGCTTATCTGCAATAGAAACTCAGGTCAGTGATGTTGTTTATGAAAGCCGAGGCAGCAAGACCAGGTAAGAAAAaccaaagtgaagtcgctcagtcgtgtccgactctttgcgacctcatggactgtagcctaacaagatcctccgttcatgggattctccaggcaaaagtactgcagtgggttgccatttccttctccaggggatcttcccgacccagggatggaaccctggtctcctgcattgtaggcagaccctttaccgtctgagacaccaagAAGTCCAAGAAAAACCGAAGGATTAGACAAAACTCTCCCTCACCCCAGACCACCTTCTGTCCTGCCCCGTGAGAAAGCCAATTTCAACAGGATTGGGAGAGAATGGTATTTGGGTTTCTTTTCTTGGAGTGATCCTCGGGAGATATCCGTGGTGTCCATTTCCTTAATAACTCCTGAAGGTGGGATAGCTCCTCCTGGAGACCAGAGATTGTGGGAGCTGAGAGGCCCATCTGGGAAGAGGgtgaagagaggcagagaggatCCTTAATTCTTAGTTCCCTTTCCCCCTCCAACTCTGCCCTAGGTTCCACTTGATATAAGCCAGAAGCAGTTTTCCCACACTCCCAAATCTATCCACTTTGATACCAATAGGAATGGTATCTCACTTCCCAGTCCCCCAAACCCTTGCCCTTCTGCCTCCTGGAAACATCTGGTTTCTCCTAGAATATCTGGTTCAGCAGTCAGACCCCTTCTCCCACTCCCAATTTTTGTCTTCCCTTCGCACCTGGACCTCAGGCCTTCCCCTCAGGTAGCAGCGTCTCCAGAGCCTGATCTGGGGTCCCAGACATCCAGGCAGCAGCAGTCCCGGGGGTAAAGGGCAAGCACCCCAATGTGAGGGGAGCCCCCACTCCTGATCAGCCAGGCTTTCAGAAGAAATAGCAGGTCGAGGGAGCCAACGAGAAGAGACTGCCAGCAGGGAGGGACTGTCCCGCCAAGGACAGAGTTGATTCAGGGGTGTCAGGGCCCCTCTAGAGAAGAGCCACACAGAACTGGGGGGGCCCGGAACCATGAAGCTTGGctaaggaggaaagggaaatcaACTGGCAACCTAGAAACCTGATGACCCCAGTTTCCCCAACCTGGGTCATGAAGTAATGTCCAGCTGTCATACTGCACACTGCACCGGTGATCAAAGTACAAGCCTCCCCCTGAGAACACTTTATCTGCTCTCCTGATTATACTTCAAACTAGGCCTCAGGACTGATTAAAGTTGATTttaggaaaacataaaaatgtgtgCATGAGACAGGAAGACTAATAAGAATGAGGAGGATAAAAAAAGATGCCGTTTGTGATTTCTAGGATTTCTGTCTTCCTGGGGACAGTTAGGACTATAAATGGCAACTAACAGAAGGGGAATGAGGAACTCAGACACTATCACTTCTCCTCATCTAGTAGGATGAGCCTgtgagaaaaatcaaaggaattTAGGAACTTTGGACACCTTACCTGCTGTCTAGGGAGCCAGGAATCTGGGCAGTGTTCTGGGTCATAGCCAGGATTATGGAATTGTAGTATTTGTTTATTGCTGTAGCGTAAATTCCAGTCCCAGACAGATAGCTGTGGGTTAATAGAGTTCCCAGCCAGGGGCTGGGAGTACCCAGCAGTATAGACTTGTGTATAGTTGTTGAACTAGATGGAGGAAACAAGAAGAGGAAggttaaacaaaaatatataatccTCCCCAGTTTAGAGATAAATCGTGAAACTCATCTGTTACTCTAAGAATCAGatgtaaggcttccctggtggctcagtggtaaagaatccacctgccagtacaagaggcacaggttggatccctggtccggaaagatctCATctaccttggagcaactaagcctgagcaccacgaCCATTGAGCCTGTGATTTAGAGCTtgggagtcacaactactgagcctacatgccacaactgctgaagccaacACACCTTAGAgccccatgctccgcaacaagagaagccaccgcaatgagaactCCATGCACCACACCTGGAGAATATGCCCCCACTCCCCAgtcgctgcaactaaagagcccactcagcaatgaggacccagcacagccacacacaaagaaacaaatcAGATGTAGGGTGAAAGTCCGGTCCTGAAAGAAAGCACcagtctccttcccctttcccacCCACAGACCACTTTTCATATTCAAGAGTAAACTTCAGAGAGTAGTTCTTTTGTTGGCCatactgcacagcttgtgggatcccagttccccgaccagtaattgaacctgggccatggcagtgaatgcccagaatcctaaccactagccCACCAGGAGACTCCCAGAGAGTACTTAATGGGTGGGGGAAAGCCAAAAATGCAAGTCGCTGACCTGTCCACTCTGCTTTCCACGCTCCCAGGGAGTGTCTCTCAAGAATGTAAGGGTGTCAGGAACTCTGACACTGTCATGAAGAGCAAGAAGGAAGAACTCAGAAAATTCAAACTCAGCTGGAAACTGCTGGAGGAGCTGCCAGACGCAATCAAGGAAGAGGAGAAACACTGGGGCCTGAGAAGAGGGAAATTTAAGAGGTTGGAAGGGGTTGTGGGGACTTAAATGGGGAGGATGAGTGACGTGGGAATGGGGACACTAAGGTGGTCAGGGAGTGGAAATTAGTTGAGGTGGGGGGTTGTGGTCCCTCATCTGGATCTCCTTTCAAGCTCAGCCCAACCTCAGACCCAATTTGGACCTAATTCACCTCCTATGGATTTTAGTATGTCATTTCCTCATCCCTGTACTTCTTAATACCCTCCCCAAACATTCTCACCTCTTCACTGGCCCCAGATCCCCCAAGTCGGGTCAGGAAAGGATGTCCAGCTGCCACCCACTCTCGTTGCACTAGTGACTGGAAGCCAAGCAGTGTTCGGGCTTCAGGGGCTGAAAGCAGCTGGACGAGTGAAGAGAGGAGGCCATTGAAATCACGATCACCGCGCTCTGGGTGATAAAGAGGGATAAGGGACAAAGAAAGAAAGGCCAAGAAACTAGGgcagaagagagtgagaaaagaaaacatggcaAGAGGAAGTAAGAGGCACAGAGGGGGAAAGTTTTGGGTAGGTAGGATTGAGAGGGCAcataaaagtgaagagaaaacaaagaccTTGAGTGATTCACTTCATATACTCCACCAAGATAGAAATACCCAGCTTCACATGTAGGAAGCAGAATCAAATGCCAAACcagttttcctcattttccttccCCCGCCCCCAATCCCAGTCCCCATCCACTGATGGAAGGACAAGAACAGAAGGCTGAGAACCTCTTTGTTAGGAACCACAAGCTTAATGGGGAGGCAGAAGTAGCACTGAAACacgagtgaaagtgaagtcgctcagtcgtgtccgactctttgcgaccttgtggactgtaagcctaccaggttcctccatccatgggattttccaggcaagatactggagtgggttgccatttccttctccagaggatcttcccacgaGTAGTGCCTAGCAAAATGAGAGGAGGATGCCAGCACTGGAAGGGGACAAGGAAACTTTCTAGATCTCCCTTCCTGAGCAGAATCCAGTCAGGTGAGTAAAGAAAAATGGCAAGGAATGGAGTGGGTTGGCCCAAGAAACTCACCTTGAAGTACTACAGAGCGAACCCTGGATGTCACTAAGACTGAGATGTCACTGGCCTTTCGAAGACAAGACCTGGAGGGTGGGcgaggaagagaagagaacaatAGGCCTAGAGGAAGGGAGTGATGGGTCATGGGATACTATGGAGGCGGACTCCCAATTCCTGCCGCCCTGCCCCACCTTCTAAGGAGCAACAAATAACAGTCTTCTTGGGGAACCAAGGAGAGTTAATGGAAGACTGAGGAGTCCAGGTTAACAGAAGTTTGAATTATAAATCATGCCAGAAAAAGATGGAGCACCTGGTGTAGTCCAACCATCGTGTTCCTTCCAGAGCTGAGAGCCATTTATCCTCAGCCACAGATGAATCTGAGAGAGTGCAGAGGAGTCAGAAGGGCAAAGAGATAAGGAGAACTGGGGATTCAGGGTCCAGAATTAAGGGGTAATAAGTTGGGTAGTTGTTGCTTATGGGGAAAGGAATGAGAAGTAACTATAAATGGCCATGAGGTTTCTACAATTAAGttgtgatggttgtacaacattgtaaatacaATGAAATGCATTGAATTGTACACTCAAGATGGGTGAAGGGTGAATTTTagggtatgtaaattatatttcaataaagctgccttaaaaaaaaaatgttgggatCAGGAAGATAGGAAATCAATGGGTCTGTGGGAATTGGGAGTTGAGTGGAAAACGAAGGATTATTGGGCTGAAGGAGTACTCATCCATATCAGGCAAAAGGGCAAACCAGGTTAGGGTCAACAGACCTAGAGGTGGGGTGAGGGGTCAAAGTTTATCTCACCAGGCAGGCAGAGGGCCCTCAGCCTCAGGTGGGCAAGTTGGACATCTGCAAGACTAGGCAGCTCATCCATGGTGTCTACCAGGACAACGTCTGAATGCCCAGCCTGAAGCATGGACTCCACTGCTCTGGAGGGAAGGGAATCAGAAAGTAAGAGAAGGTGTCTGCCCCTCACATCTAACCCTCGATTCTGCTTATCAAACCTCCCCTCACCTGATATCCTCCTTGTTGGGGTCACTGGCTGTATAGAAGCCCCCACAACGAAGAAGATCACTGCCCCCAGGGTGATGCCAGGACAGGCGCTTCACATGGATGAGAGAAGGATCACTGAGGGAGAAACTCCTAGCCCCACCCTACCCTTGCCCCAGCACTGACCTCAAGGATCCCCTCCCTTCACAATGACCCCTAACACCCCATGACCCTCTAATCCCCCAATATTACCATCATCCCCACACTGACCGGTCCACGGCCCTGATGGAAGTGGCCAAATGCTCTCCTGACCTCACTGTCCAGAGTTCGGTTAGGGACCCAGAAGTAACGGGGGAGGCTGTGAAATTGAGAGTTATGTCACAGCCTGGCCCAGTACTTCAATACAATGCAAACCTGTCGTTACAAGGAAGTTGCTTAGGAGGCATCATTCTGAAGGACCTCAGGTTTAGAGATCTAGAAGATAAGGGGGCTGGCTTTGTGGACATCCTTGGAGGCTGGAGTTTGTGGGAAGTGCCAAGTTCTAGAAGATCAGAGTAGCGTGGGAAGATTGATGGGGCAGCACGGGGTTGGGTGGACTGGGGCATCACCTGGTGGCTACGTCGAACCTCTCATTGACAGTGCTGACTCtccagcccctggctgcctgctTTTTCCGCTCAGTCTCCCAGTCTTCTATTGTCTCCAAGAGGGGAATAGGTGGTTTTCTGGAGTCAGAACTCTGGCCTAGGGCAGGAGGTCAGcacaagaggaggaggaagacgaaCCAGAGACAGCTTAGCTCTTCTGTCTCCAGCCAGCTTCTGCTTTTCAGACTCTACCCTTTCCTTACCCCCAAAGCACCCTCACTCACCAGCCTTGCTCAGGGTTATCCCTGCATACTGTTGGGCTAGACTGTTCTGAGCTCTGGCTTGGACAATGGCCATGGTCACCTGTGGAAGAAAGGACAGCCCATCCTTTGCCTCAGACTAAAGTAAAAAGGAGGCAATAAGGCTCATATGTTGTTTCACTGTCTTGGCCACTAatagagaagaaaagtgaagacTGTCCCTAACAAAGGGAGCCTCCACTGGTCATGAACACTGGAGTCAGGAAAACACATTTAGAACcacaaaatgacagaatggtagTGCTGGGAGGAATCTTGGGAATAATCTTGTCCAACCCTCCCTGTTTTTCAAAGGAAGACACTCATCCACAGTTACACTCCTCAGGCCTTTACTCTCACCATACTCTCATTTTAGTCTTTCCTagaggagagaagcagagagaatgaTGAGAGGGATCTTGAGAGATGGGACTATTGGGGATTGCGAGGGAAAGGATCCCAAGATTCTAAGGGGAGGAGGGATTCTTGGGTTGAAGACCTCTTACCTGAAAGGCCTGAGGCTCTAGTCCTCCAGCCTCAAAACCGACTCTGAGTAGCCGGAAGTCTTGGCCATGAATCAGAATCTCCTCAGGGATAAATTTAAGCAGGGACCCTGGTCGGAGGAGCTGGACTCGGGAAGGGCCATTCACTGAAGTCAAGAGTTAAAGAGTGGTATAGCCATGAATCAGGGTCCCTCTAGGAGGAACTCTTCTAGCCCATCCCACTCCATCCACTCAGTCTGTCCTCTGAGAATACAGGAAGGATGAGGAAGGGTTCCAGCACCCACAGTGAGCCCTTTCACCAAACCGCCACACTTACCAGCTTCTAATCGCCCAATGTTGGCCAGGGAAAAATCATACTCACTGCTCAGGGGAGTCTCCTAGAAGAAGCACATGACTGATGCTAAAGACATGTGAAGTCTCATTCATTGTCCTATCTTGACAGCCCTAACCTCCCTAGAGATGCTTCCCAACAACAATCC
This portion of the Cervus canadensis isolate Bull #8, Minnesota chromosome 2, ASM1932006v1, whole genome shotgun sequence genome encodes:
- the MTMR11 gene encoding myotubularin-related protein 11 isoform X2; the encoded protein is MWWGGRGQSFNIAPQKEEPEMGLSGPKSVQGTGMPEPRSRQLGSCLASGGLPGERILAWAPGVRKGLEPEMPGTLICSNLRVTFQPCGWQRSQETPLSSEYDFSLANIGRLEAVNGPSRVQLLRPGSLLKFIPEEILIHGQDFRLLRVGFEAGGLEPQAFQVTMAIVQARAQNSLAQQYAGITLSKAGQSSDSRKPPIPLLETIEDWETERKKQAARGWRVSTVNERFDVATSLPRYFWVPNRTLDSEVRRAFGHFHQGRGPRLSWHHPGGSDLLRCGGFYTASDPNKEDIRAVESMLQAGHSDVVLVDTMDELPSLADVQLAHLRLRALCLPDSSVAEDKWLSALEGTRWLDYTRSCLRKASDISVLVTSRVRSVVLQERGDRDFNGLLSSLVQLLSAPEARTLLGFQSLVQREWVAAGHPFLTRLGGSGASEEFNNYTQVYTAGYSQPLAGNSINPQLSVWDWNLRYSNKQILQFHNPGYDPEHCPDSWLPRQQPSFMVPGPPSSVWLFSRGALTPLNQLCPWRDSPSLLAVSSRWLPRPAISSESLADQEWGLPSHWGACPLPPGLLLPGCLGPQIRLWRRCYLRGRPEVQMGLSAPTISGLQEELSHLQELLRKWTPRISPEDHSKKRNPNTILSQSC
- the MTMR11 gene encoding myotubularin-related protein 11 isoform X1; translated protein: MWWGGRGQSFNIAPQKEEPEMGLSGPKSVQGTGMPEPRSRQLGSCLASGGLPGERILAWAPGVRKGLEPEMPGTLICSNLRVTFQPCGWQRSQETPLSSEYDFSLANIGRLEAVNGPSRVQLLRPGSLLKFIPEEILIHGQDFRLLRVGFEAGGLEPQAFQVTMAIVQARAQNSLAQQYAGITLSKAGQSSDSRKPPIPLLETIEDWETERKKQAARGWRVSTVNERFDVATSLPRYFWVPNRTLDSEVRRAFGHFHQGRGPRLSWHHPGGSDLLRCGGFYTASDPNKEDIRAVESMLQAGHSDVVLVDTMDELPSLADVQLAHLRLRALCLPDSSVAEDKWLSALEGTRWLDYTRSCLRKASDISVLVTSRVRSVVLQERGDRDFNGLLSSLVQLLSAPEARTLLGFQSLVQREWVAAGHPFLTRLGGSGASEEAPVFLLFLDCVWQLLQQFPAEFEFSEFFLLALHDSVRVPDTLTFLRDTPWERGKQSGQFNNYTQVYTAGYSQPLAGNSINPQLSVWDWNLRYSNKQILQFHNPGYDPEHCPDSWLPRQQPSFMVPGPPSSVWLFSRGALTPLNQLCPWRDSPSLLAVSSRWLPRPAISSESLADQEWGLPSHWGACPLPPGLLLPGCLGPQIRLWRRCYLRGRPEVQMGLSAPTISGLQEELSHLQELLRKWTPRISPEDHSKKRNPNTILSQSC
- the SF3B4 gene encoding splicing factor 3B subunit 4, giving the protein MAAGPISERNQDATVYVGGLDEKVSEPLLWELFLQAGPVVNTHMPKDRVTGQHQGYGFVEFLSEEDADYAIKIMNMIKLYGKPIRVNKASAHNKNLDVGANIFIGNLDPEIDEKLLYDTFSAFGVILQTPKIMRDPDTGNSKGYAFINFASFDASDAAIEAMNGQYLCNRPITVSYAFKKDSKGERHGSAAERLLAAQNPLSQADRPHQLFADAPPPPSAPNPVVSSLGSGLPPPGMPPPGSFPPPVPPPGALPPGIPPAMPPPPMPPGAGGHGPPSAGTPGAGHPGHGHSHPHPFPPGGMPHPGMSQMQLAHHGPHGLGHPHAGPPGSGGQPPPRPPPGMPHPGPPPMGMPPRGPPFGSPMGHPGPMPPHGMRGPPPLMPPHGYTGPPRPPPYGYQRGPLPPPRPTPRPPVPPRGPLRGPLPQ